A genomic stretch from Streptomyces sp. QL37 includes:
- a CDS encoding ADP-ribosylglycohydrolase family protein, translated as MTADSASDRFERALASLRGLSVGDALGSQFFVPANYPLLKSRDLPPGDWQWTDDTEMACSVLAVLAAHERVDQDALAHSFARHHDFDRGYGPAVNRLLRLVREGGDWRELASALFQGQGSWGNGSAMRIAPLGAWYADDPEQATHQAEISSYTTHQHREAVVGSMAVAAAAALVAAPGGPPTPEDLIDGVVALVPRSAVGAGLRRARDMLDYRDAGTVAAVLGNGRRTSAHDTVPFALWSAARSLGDFERAFWVTAQAGGDVDTTCAIVGGIVAAEPGGAPPAGWLARTEELPDWMPLAPARR; from the coding sequence ATGACCGCTGACTCCGCTTCCGACCGTTTCGAACGCGCTCTGGCCAGCCTGCGTGGACTGTCCGTGGGAGACGCCCTCGGCTCCCAGTTCTTCGTCCCGGCCAACTACCCCCTGCTCAAGAGCCGCGACCTGCCGCCCGGCGACTGGCAGTGGACCGACGACACCGAGATGGCCTGCTCCGTGCTCGCCGTGCTGGCCGCGCACGAGCGCGTCGACCAGGACGCGCTCGCCCACTCCTTCGCCCGGCATCACGACTTCGACCGGGGCTACGGGCCCGCGGTGAACCGGCTGCTCAGGCTGGTGCGGGAGGGCGGCGACTGGAGGGAGCTGGCCTCGGCGCTCTTCCAGGGCCAGGGCTCCTGGGGGAACGGTTCGGCGATGCGCATCGCACCGCTGGGTGCCTGGTACGCGGACGATCCGGAGCAGGCCACCCACCAGGCCGAGATCTCCTCGTACACCACCCATCAGCACCGTGAGGCCGTCGTGGGATCGATGGCCGTCGCGGCGGCGGCCGCCCTCGTGGCCGCGCCGGGAGGGCCCCCGACGCCGGAGGACCTGATCGACGGCGTCGTCGCCCTCGTTCCGCGCAGCGCTGTCGGCGCCGGGCTGCGCAGGGCGCGCGACATGCTCGACTACAGGGACGCCGGGACGGTCGCGGCGGTGCTCGGCAACGGCCGCCGTACGAGTGCGCACGACACCGTGCCCTTTGCCCTCTGGTCGGCGGCGCGCAGCCTCGGTGACTTCGAGCGGGCTTTCTGGGTGACGGCACAGGCCGGCGGCGACGTGGACACCACCTGCGCCATCGTCGGCGGGATCGTCGCCGCGGAGCCGGGCGGCGCCCCTCCGGCCGGCTGGCTGGCCCGGACGGAAGAGCTGCCCGACTGGATGCCCCTCGCTCCGGCGCGCCGCTGA
- a CDS encoding DUF4173 domain-containing protein gives MSDQSSDASSRPEAPPEPGGAVDSAADAGSGAGSEAPRPEPGSPGRAKAAGKPTRASTQVPPQQSGPDVPKVPSYLQPPPPADVWRRPGRHQPIGVLSRLRSPSPPAIGPATLWAVLATALLSALLLGDGLGVNLLIVAVAAAVGAFFAARSAGRRLRPWTAVWAVGGLALLLIPALREAGWPVFLAVVSALALGSLALHGSRSWPGVLLGSLGLFPSVAAGVRWGWRGVRDRADDTRGRVRTVVRSTAVAVVLLVVFGTLFASADAAFADLLGSLTPDVSVGDSPWRVFLFALGLVGALAAAYSAAAPVRWDGITVRPGKARNRAEWALPLIVLNLLFAAFITLQLVVLLGGYDKVLDETGLLPAEYARQGFWQLLWATLLTLLVIALALRWAPRGGPRDRVLVRSVLGALCVLTLVVVASALRRMDLYVDAFGLTRLRISVAAVELWLGVVLILILAAGVFGARLLPRAIAVSAAVGVLAFGLISPDGLIAEQNVERYSSDRTIDLEYLKELSADAVPALDRLPEPLRSCVLEKFRSDLALMDTPWYSSSWGEVRARDILEEHPVQDRGTDCRGLGTETDERDGYEEEDSYDPY, from the coding sequence ATGTCCGATCAGTCGTCCGATGCGTCCAGCCGGCCCGAGGCGCCGCCGGAGCCCGGCGGCGCGGTGGATTCCGCTGCGGACGCCGGGTCCGGAGCGGGGAGTGAGGCGCCCCGCCCAGAGCCCGGGAGTCCCGGCCGGGCGAAGGCGGCGGGAAAGCCGACGAGGGCTTCCACCCAGGTGCCGCCGCAGCAGTCGGGCCCCGATGTGCCGAAGGTGCCCTCGTATCTCCAGCCACCGCCCCCGGCGGACGTCTGGCGGCGCCCTGGACGGCATCAGCCGATCGGCGTGCTGTCACGGCTGAGGTCCCCGTCTCCGCCCGCGATCGGGCCCGCCACACTCTGGGCGGTCCTTGCGACGGCCCTGCTCAGCGCCCTGCTGCTCGGTGACGGCCTCGGGGTCAATCTGCTGATCGTGGCCGTGGCCGCCGCCGTGGGGGCGTTCTTCGCCGCACGCTCGGCGGGGCGCAGGCTGCGTCCCTGGACCGCGGTGTGGGCGGTGGGCGGCCTGGCGCTCCTGTTGATTCCGGCGCTCCGGGAAGCGGGGTGGCCGGTCTTCCTCGCCGTGGTGTCGGCCCTCGCCCTCGGCTCGCTCGCCCTGCACGGAAGCCGCAGCTGGCCAGGCGTGCTGCTCGGTTCTCTGGGGCTGTTCCCCTCGGTCGCCGCCGGTGTGCGCTGGGGGTGGCGCGGGGTACGTGACCGTGCGGACGACACCCGGGGGCGGGTGCGCACCGTGGTGCGCAGCACGGCGGTGGCGGTGGTCCTGCTCGTCGTGTTCGGCACGCTCTTCGCCTCCGCGGACGCCGCCTTCGCCGACCTCCTGGGCAGCCTCACTCCCGACGTGTCCGTCGGAGACAGCCCCTGGCGCGTCTTCCTCTTCGCGCTCGGTCTCGTCGGAGCACTCGCGGCCGCGTACAGCGCTGCGGCGCCGGTGCGCTGGGACGGGATCACCGTACGGCCGGGCAAGGCCAGGAACAGGGCGGAGTGGGCCCTTCCGCTGATCGTGCTCAACCTGCTCTTCGCCGCGTTCATCACGCTCCAGCTCGTCGTCCTGCTGGGTGGGTACGACAAGGTGCTCGACGAGACCGGTCTGCTGCCCGCCGAGTACGCCCGACAGGGCTTCTGGCAGCTCCTCTGGGCCACCCTGCTGACCCTGCTCGTCATCGCCCTCGCCCTGCGCTGGGCCCCACGGGGCGGGCCGCGCGACCGGGTCCTGGTCCGAAGCGTCCTCGGTGCGCTGTGCGTACTGACGCTCGTCGTCGTGGCCTCGGCCCTGCGCCGTATGGATCTCTACGTGGACGCCTTCGGGCTGACCCGGCTGCGGATCTCCGTGGCCGCTGTGGAGCTCTGGCTCGGAGTGGTGCTGATCCTCATCCTCGCGGCCGGAGTCTTCGGAGCCAGGCTGCTGCCGCGCGCGATCGCGGTGAGTGCGGCCGTCGGCGTGCTCGCCTTCGGGTTGATCTCGCCCGACGGACTGATCGCCGAGCAGAACGTCGAGCGGTACAGCAGCGACAGGACGATCGACCTCGAGTACCTCAAGGAGCTCTCCGCGGACGCCGTACCGGCCCTGGACAGGCTGCCGGAACCCCTGAGGTCCTGCGTGCTGGAGAAGTTCCGGAGCGACCTCGCCCTCATGGACACTCCGTGGTACTCCTCCAGCTGGGGAGAGGTCAGGGCCCGGGACATCCTGGAGGAGCACCCCGTACAGGACCGGGGGACCGACTGCCGCGGCCTCGGAACGGAGACCGACGAGCGGGACGGATACGAGGAGGAGGACTCCTACGACCCGTACTGA
- a CDS encoding RecQ family ATP-dependent DNA helicase, translating into MTNADRAELRASADSVLARLVGDTSGAARLREDQWRAIEALVADRRRALVVQRTGWGKSAVYFVATSLLRAQGSGPTVIVSPLLALMRNQVAAAARAGISARTINSSNTEEWDTVQAEVAAGEVDVLLVSPERLNNPDFRDQVLPRLAAATGLLVVDEAHCISDWGHDFRPDYRRLRTMLADLPAGVPVLATTATANARVTADVAEQLGTGAGTDALVLRGPLDRESLSLGVLQLPNAAHRLAWLGDHLGELPGSGIIYTLTVAAAEEITAYLRQCGHTVVSYTGRTENADRQQAEDDLLANRVKALVATSALGMGFDKPDLGFVVHVGSPSSPIAYYQQVGRAGRGVEHAEVLLLPGKEDEAIWQYFASVAFPPEEQVRRTLDVLAQAGRPLSLPAMEPLVDLRRTRLETMLKVLDVDGAVKRVKGGWISTGEPWVYDAERYAWVARQRAAEQQAMRDYASGTGCRMEFLRRQLDDEEATPCGRCDNCAGARFDDKVSTAALDGARGELGRPGVEVEPRKMWPTGLSAVGIDLKGRIPAGELALPGRALGRLSDIGWGNRLRPLLAAQAPDAPVPDDVSSAVVTVITDWAKGPGGWASGVPDAAPRPVGVVTVASRRRPQLVHSLGSRIAEVGRMPLLGTVTYAPGSEDLRISQTNSAQRVRALHEALVVEPALAESLAAAGGPVLLVDDLSDTGWTLAVAARLLRRAGAEGVFPLVLAVQA; encoded by the coding sequence ATGACCAACGCAGACCGCGCAGAGCTCAGGGCCTCGGCCGATTCCGTACTCGCCCGTCTGGTCGGGGACACCTCCGGCGCCGCCCGGCTGCGCGAGGACCAGTGGCGGGCCATCGAGGCCCTCGTCGCCGACCGGCGCAGAGCCCTGGTCGTCCAGCGGACCGGGTGGGGCAAGTCCGCGGTGTACTTCGTGGCGACATCACTGCTGCGCGCCCAGGGCAGCGGGCCGACGGTGATCGTCTCGCCCCTGCTCGCCCTCATGCGCAACCAGGTCGCGGCGGCGGCCAGGGCGGGTATCAGCGCCCGCACGATCAACTCCTCCAACACGGAGGAGTGGGACACCGTCCAGGCCGAGGTGGCGGCAGGCGAGGTGGACGTGCTGCTGGTCAGTCCCGAGCGGCTCAACAACCCCGATTTCCGCGACCAGGTGCTGCCGCGCCTCGCCGCAGCCACAGGTCTGCTGGTGGTCGACGAGGCGCACTGCATCTCCGACTGGGGCCATGACTTCCGCCCGGATTACCGAAGGCTGCGGACCATGCTCGCCGATCTCCCGGCGGGCGTCCCCGTGCTCGCCACGACAGCCACCGCCAACGCACGCGTGACGGCCGACGTCGCGGAGCAGCTCGGTACGGGAGCGGGCACGGACGCGCTGGTGCTGCGGGGCCCCCTGGACCGGGAGAGCCTCAGCCTCGGGGTGCTCCAACTGCCCAACGCCGCGCACCGTCTGGCCTGGCTGGGCGACCATCTCGGGGAGCTGCCGGGCTCGGGCATCATCTACACGCTCACCGTCGCGGCCGCCGAGGAGATCACGGCCTACCTCCGCCAGTGCGGACACACAGTCGTGTCGTACACCGGCCGGACGGAGAACGCCGACCGGCAGCAGGCCGAGGACGATCTCCTGGCCAACCGGGTCAAGGCCCTCGTGGCCACGTCCGCGCTCGGCATGGGGTTCGACAAGCCCGACCTCGGCTTCGTCGTGCACGTCGGTTCGCCGTCCTCGCCCATCGCCTACTACCAGCAGGTCGGGCGCGCGGGGCGTGGGGTCGAGCACGCCGAGGTCCTGCTGCTCCCGGGCAAGGAGGACGAGGCCATCTGGCAGTACTTCGCCTCGGTCGCCTTCCCTCCTGAGGAGCAGGTCCGCCGGACTCTCGATGTCCTGGCCCAGGCCGGCCGGCCCTTGTCGCTGCCCGCCATGGAGCCTCTGGTCGACCTGCGGCGCACCCGGCTCGAGACGATGCTCAAGGTGCTGGACGTCGACGGTGCGGTGAAGCGGGTGAAGGGCGGCTGGATCTCCACGGGCGAACCCTGGGTCTACGACGCCGAGCGCTATGCGTGGGTCGCGCGGCAGCGGGCGGCCGAGCAGCAGGCGATGCGCGACTACGCGTCGGGGACCGGATGCCGCATGGAGTTCCTCCGGCGCCAGCTGGACGACGAGGAGGCCACGCCGTGCGGCCGCTGTGACAACTGCGCGGGCGCACGGTTCGACGACAAGGTCTCAACGGCCGCCCTCGACGGGGCGCGCGGCGAGCTCGGCAGGCCGGGGGTGGAGGTGGAGCCGCGCAAGATGTGGCCCACGGGGCTCTCCGCGGTGGGGATCGACCTCAAGGGCCGTATCCCGGCCGGCGAACTGGCCCTTCCCGGCCGCGCCCTGGGCAGGCTCTCGGACATCGGCTGGGGCAACAGACTGCGTCCGCTGCTCGCGGCGCAGGCACCGGACGCCCCGGTCCCCGACGACGTGTCGAGCGCGGTCGTCACGGTGATCACCGACTGGGCGAAGGGCCCCGGCGGCTGGGCCTCCGGAGTCCCGGACGCGGCCCCCCGGCCGGTCGGAGTCGTCACGGTGGCCTCACGCCGCAGGCCCCAGCTGGTCCACTCGCTCGGCAGCCGTATCGCCGAGGTCGGCCGGATGCCCCTGCTGGGCACGGTCACCTACGCTCCGGGCAGCGAGGATCTGCGCATCTCCCAGACCAACAGCGCGCAGCGGGTGAGGGCACTGCACGAGGCCCTCGTGGTGGAGCCCGCGCTGGCGGAGTCGCTCGCGGCCGCGGGTGGGCCCGTCCTGCTCGTGGACGATCTCTCCGACACCGGGTGGACCCTCGCCGTCGCGGCGCGGCTGCTCCGGCGCGCGGGAGCGGAGGGAGTGTTTCCGCTGGTCCTCGCAGTCCAGGCCTGA
- a CDS encoding TerD family protein, with amino-acid sequence MSTPNKDIEKVEVRVKWDPSDFGEPANDLDIIAATYGTESPYGSPVYLVHFDSRSPDGTITLNRDSRTGQGFGFDEVMTLELDRLSDAYARVVVGVAIQQRDGHKTFGQIEHTAVQIREGYTNLAEDDFSAVSAATAAVVAEFVRDTSGAWGFHGSVRGFEGDPGSFASEMGNRPGA; translated from the coding sequence ATGAGCACTCCCAACAAGGACATCGAGAAGGTCGAGGTGAGGGTCAAATGGGACCCCAGCGACTTCGGTGAGCCCGCCAACGACCTCGACATCATCGCGGCCACGTACGGGACGGAATCGCCCTACGGCAGTCCCGTCTATCTCGTGCACTTCGACAGCAGGTCACCGGACGGGACGATCACGCTGAACCGGGACAGCCGGACGGGACAGGGTTTTGGCTTCGACGAGGTCATGACCCTCGAACTGGACCGCCTGTCGGACGCGTACGCCAGGGTCGTGGTCGGCGTGGCGATCCAGCAGCGCGACGGTCACAAGACCTTCGGCCAGATAGAGCACACGGCCGTACAGATCCGCGAGGGCTACACGAACCTGGCTGAGGACGACTTCTCCGCGGTGTCGGCAGCCACCGCCGCGGTCGTCGCGGAGTTCGTCCGGGACACCTCCGGGGCCTGGGGCTTCCACGGTTCCGTCCGCGGGTTCGAGGGCGATCCCGGTTCGTTCGCCTCGGAGATGGGGAACCGCCCAGGAGCATGA
- a CDS encoding NUDIX domain-containing protein, whose product MPPYDPSTFPPFAVTVDLVVLTVRRHALCALVVRRGESPFQGRWALPGGFVRADEDLGAAAARELVEETGLCAHDPAVPAVGNGAHLEQLATYGDPGRDPRMRVVSVAHLALAPDLPAPRAGGDANSARWAPVEDLLGPGGGFARDGEQHAPLAFDHARILDDGVERARSKIEYSSLATAFCPPEFTVGELRRVYEAVWGVVLDPRNFHRKVTGTPGFLVPSGGTTTRQGGRPAQLFRAGAATVLNPPMLRPEV is encoded by the coding sequence ATGCCGCCCTACGACCCGTCGACCTTCCCGCCCTTCGCTGTCACCGTCGACCTGGTTGTCCTCACGGTGCGACGCCACGCCCTCTGCGCGTTGGTGGTACGCCGTGGCGAATCGCCGTTCCAGGGACGGTGGGCACTGCCCGGCGGATTCGTGAGGGCCGATGAGGACCTCGGTGCCGCGGCAGCGCGTGAACTCGTCGAGGAGACCGGGCTCTGCGCACACGATCCGGCTGTTCCCGCGGTCGGGAACGGCGCCCATCTCGAACAGCTCGCAACGTACGGCGACCCGGGGCGCGACCCCCGGATGAGGGTCGTCAGCGTCGCGCACCTCGCGCTCGCGCCCGACCTCCCGGCTCCGCGCGCGGGCGGGGACGCGAACAGTGCCCGCTGGGCACCGGTCGAGGACCTGCTCGGGCCCGGGGGCGGCTTCGCCCGAGACGGCGAGCAACACGCGCCGCTGGCCTTCGATCACGCGAGAATCCTCGACGACGGGGTGGAGCGGGCCCGCTCGAAGATCGAATACTCCTCGCTCGCCACGGCCTTCTGCCCGCCGGAGTTCACGGTCGGGGAGCTGCGCAGGGTGTACGAGGCGGTGTGGGGTGTGGTCCTGGACCCCCGGAACTTCCACCGCAAGGTCACGGGCACGCCCGGCTTCCTGGTGCCGTCCGGCGGGACGACCACGCGGCAGGGGGGCCGGCCCGCCCAATTGTTCCGGGCCGGGGCGGCGACCGTGCTCAACCCTCCGATGCTGAGGCCGGAAGTCTGA
- a CDS encoding histidine phosphatase family protein, whose protein sequence is MARPQRIVLVRHGESEGNADDTVYEREPDHALRLTAKGLRQAEAAGSRLRDTFGDERVSVYISPYRRTHETFRAFGLDLEHVRVREEPRLREQDWGNWQDRDDVRLQKAYRDAYGHFFYRFAQGESGADVYDRVDAFLESLHRSFEDPGHPPNVLLVTHGLTMRLFCMRWFHWSVAEFESLSNPGNGESRTLLLGEDGRYTLDRPFQRWRTPEPYGITG, encoded by the coding sequence ATGGCACGACCGCAACGCATCGTTCTCGTCCGGCACGGTGAGTCCGAGGGCAATGCCGACGACACGGTCTACGAACGTGAGCCCGACCATGCGCTCAGGCTCACGGCGAAGGGGCTGCGTCAGGCAGAGGCGGCGGGCTCCCGGCTGCGTGACACGTTCGGCGACGAACGTGTCAGCGTCTACATCTCGCCCTACCGTCGCACCCACGAGACGTTCCGGGCCTTCGGCCTCGATCTGGAGCACGTGCGTGTCAGGGAGGAGCCCCGGCTGCGCGAGCAGGACTGGGGCAACTGGCAGGACCGTGACGACGTCAGGCTGCAGAAGGCCTACCGGGACGCGTACGGGCACTTCTTCTACCGCTTCGCGCAGGGCGAGTCCGGGGCCGACGTGTACGACAGGGTCGACGCGTTCCTGGAGAGCCTCCACCGCAGCTTCGAGGACCCCGGCCATCCGCCGAACGTCCTGCTGGTCACCCATGGGCTGACCATGAGGCTCTTCTGCATGCGCTGGTTCCACTGGTCGGTGGCGGAATTCGAGTCGCTGTCCAACCCCGGGAACGGCGAGTCGCGGACGCTGCTGCTGGGCGAGGACGGCCGCTATACGCTCGACCGGCCCTTTCAGCGGTGGCGCACCCCTGAGCCGTACGGCATCACCGGATAG
- a CDS encoding ribonuclease HII, giving the protein MPYEPPTHTVERSLRATSGARTVAGVDEVGRGAWAGPVTVCAAVTGLRRAPEGLTDSKLISPKRRAELAPLLEKWVTAYGLGHASPLEIDDLGMTAALRLAAVRALDALPVRPDAVILDGKHDYLGTPWNVRTVIKGDQSCIAVAAASVIAKVHRDTMMAELGADTGEYADFAFGANAGYPSPVHRAALEERGPTPHHRLSWAYLDALPRWQHLKKVRFSAEAAALESGGQLGFDF; this is encoded by the coding sequence ATGCCGTACGAACCACCCACGCACACCGTCGAGCGCTCACTGCGCGCTACGTCCGGTGCCAGGACCGTCGCCGGTGTCGACGAGGTCGGACGCGGAGCGTGGGCCGGCCCCGTCACCGTGTGCGCGGCCGTCACCGGTCTCCGTAGAGCCCCTGAGGGACTCACCGACTCCAAGCTGATCAGCCCCAAGCGCCGGGCGGAACTCGCCCCGTTGCTCGAGAAGTGGGTCACGGCCTACGGGCTGGGGCATGCGTCACCACTGGAGATCGACGACCTCGGCATGACCGCGGCGCTCCGCCTCGCGGCAGTCAGGGCGCTCGACGCCCTGCCCGTGCGGCCGGACGCCGTGATCCTCGACGGCAAGCACGACTACCTCGGAACGCCCTGGAACGTCCGTACCGTGATCAAGGGCGACCAGTCCTGCATCGCCGTGGCCGCGGCCTCGGTGATCGCCAAGGTCCACCGGGACACGATGATGGCCGAACTGGGCGCGGACACGGGGGAGTACGCAGACTTCGCCTTCGGTGCGAACGCCGGTTATCCGTCACCGGTACACCGGGCCGCGCTGGAGGAGCGGGGGCCTACGCCTCACCATCGCCTCAGCTGGGCCTACCTCGACGCGCTGCCCAGGTGGCAGCACCTGAAGAAGGTCCGATTCTCCGCCGAGGCGGCGGCACTGGAAAGCGGGGGCCAGCTCGGCTTCGACTTCTGA
- a CDS encoding DUF4192 domain-containing protein, giving the protein MNKHDETTGPSEAQQVTLRGPAELADALPYLMGFHPNDSVVMVALHGGRGRFGGRLRLGIPREPGEWAPVADQLARSLIAGSERRESRPDAIVVFLCQDPAEGESAPQTMERLRPLAQRLRTACGELDVPVLEALCISDGRYWSYCCPDDRCCPPEGNPLALPGTTVMAAAAAYAGVQVRGSLRDMEARLVPWDSAAAQEQERALDSAGAVMVSRILDADGRGDVARETLALARDLMERLGSTPPSGPAWTDGGDDALIAPDEAAAVILGLQDRETRDRAAEWMEGPEAGTALRLWRALARRCVGPYVEHAAAPLTLAGWVSWSTGDEAGARVALGLALRADPDYTFAQLLHQACNQGLDPETLRRCLRGERTLREGGGAGTQRVRGGERRPERRTEPRPPRTPATRRKRRGTERPAPGAASGPGAAPGPRSAVSRGRGRDRDTTRRLGQRGARSRD; this is encoded by the coding sequence ATGAACAAGCACGACGAAACCACCGGACCGTCCGAGGCCCAGCAGGTAACCCTGCGAGGTCCCGCCGAACTCGCCGACGCCCTTCCGTACCTGATGGGCTTCCATCCCAACGACAGCGTGGTCATGGTGGCCCTGCACGGTGGCCGGGGCCGTTTCGGCGGCCGCCTCAGGCTGGGCATCCCGCGGGAACCGGGGGAATGGGCGCCGGTCGCCGACCAGCTGGCGCGGAGCCTGATCGCTGGAAGCGAGAGGCGCGAGTCCCGCCCCGACGCGATCGTCGTCTTCCTCTGCCAGGACCCGGCGGAGGGGGAGAGCGCCCCGCAGACCATGGAGCGGCTGAGGCCGCTCGCCCAGCGCCTGCGTACGGCCTGCGGGGAGCTCGACGTTCCCGTCCTCGAAGCGCTCTGCATCTCCGACGGCCGCTACTGGTCCTACTGCTGCCCCGACGACCGCTGCTGTCCGCCGGAGGGCAACCCGCTGGCGCTTCCGGGCACCACGGTGATGGCCGCCGCGGCCGCGTACGCCGGTGTTCAGGTGCGTGGGTCGCTGCGGGACATGGAGGCGCGGCTCGTGCCGTGGGACTCCGCGGCGGCGCAGGAGCAGGAGCGGGCCCTGGACTCGGCGGGCGCCGTCATGGTGTCCCGCATCCTCGACGCCGACGGGCGAGGGGATGTGGCGCGGGAGACCCTCGCGCTCGCGCGGGACCTCATGGAACGGCTGGGGAGCACGCCGCCCTCCGGCCCCGCGTGGACGGACGGCGGTGACGACGCCCTGATCGCACCCGACGAGGCGGCGGCGGTGATCCTGGGCCTCCAGGACCGCGAGACCAGGGACCGGGCCGCCGAGTGGATGGAAGGCCCTGAGGCCGGGACGGCACTGCGACTGTGGCGCGCTCTCGCCCGCCGGTGTGTCGGGCCGTACGTGGAACACGCCGCGGCGCCGCTGACGCTGGCAGGCTGGGTCTCGTGGTCCACCGGCGACGAGGCGGGCGCCAGGGTGGCACTGGGGCTCGCTCTGCGGGCGGACCCCGACTACACCTTCGCTCAGCTGCTGCACCAGGCGTGCAATCAAGGACTGGATCCGGAGACACTGCGCCGCTGCCTCCGCGGGGAACGCACCCTGCGCGAGGGCGGAGGCGCCGGCACCCAGCGGGTACGCGGCGGCGAGCGCCGTCCGGAGCGACGGACCGAGCCCCGGCCCCCGCGCACTCCGGCCACGAGGCGTAAACGGAGGGGCACGGAGCGGCCGGCGCCGGGCGCCGCCTCCGGCCCGGGCGCCGCCCCCGGTCCGCGCTCGGCCGTGAGCCGGGGCCGGGGACGGGACCGTGACACCACTCGGCGGCTGGGCCAACGCGGTGCCAGGAGCCGCGATTGA
- a CDS encoding YdbC family protein — translation MLVKWIRCTVVDRRGFERGQRKWAALLDEPGFRSQSGGWSRGQPEVAHVFAFWENRVFYDSFMARGHDRLAAAQSGMYKDMQVKLFEYRFDVKTGFVPDFTDADVVRVAHSQVHEDRVDHFALMQQRVWNPAMAGSPGMLRGVFGEAPGHEFLVLSMWQSSAERGKYRPESVARLSARAETERDVEALTGDVVQLEPSWTV, via the coding sequence GTGCTGGTCAAGTGGATTCGCTGCACCGTGGTGGACCGCCGCGGTTTCGAGCGGGGGCAGCGGAAGTGGGCGGCGCTGCTCGATGAGCCGGGATTCCGGAGTCAGAGTGGCGGGTGGAGCCGGGGACAGCCCGAGGTCGCCCATGTCTTCGCGTTCTGGGAGAACCGGGTCTTCTACGACTCCTTCATGGCCCGCGGGCACGACCGGCTGGCCGCCGCACAGTCCGGTATGTACAAGGACATGCAGGTCAAGCTCTTCGAGTACCGCTTCGACGTGAAGACCGGATTCGTGCCGGACTTCACCGACGCGGATGTGGTCAGGGTTGCCCACAGCCAGGTGCACGAGGACCGTGTCGACCATTTCGCGCTCATGCAGCAGCGGGTGTGGAACCCGGCCATGGCGGGTTCTCCAGGAATGCTGCGCGGAGTCTTCGGAGAGGCCCCGGGGCATGAGTTCCTGGTGCTGTCGATGTGGCAGTCGAGCGCCGAGCGCGGCAAGTACCGGCCGGAGAGCGTGGCCCGGCTCTCGGCGAGGGCGGAGACCGAGCGCGATGTCGAGGCGCTGACGGGTGACGTGGTGCAGCTCGAACCGTCGTGGACGGTCTGA